In one window of Gudongella oleilytica DNA:
- a CDS encoding BMP family ABC transporter substrate-binding protein has translation MKKALALLLIITMAIGLAACGTTAPEQPAGAGDEPLRVALLLNGTLGDKSFFDSADRGLQMAKEKYGDRFEYATVEMTTDETKWLPTLYDYADDGTWDIIIVGTWQMAEPLAEVAPQYPDQKFFIFDQDVDYTAGDFGNIYSILYKQNEGSFLAGAIAARLSETKTIGFLGGAENPVINDFLLGYIQGAKYVEENIKVVVSFVGNFYDTPKGKDLALSQYQQNGVDVGFNVAGLAGLGQIDAAQEVGKFAIGVDSDQALILGEPAANFIPTSMLKNVDQSILRAIDLEYEGKVPYGQAETLGIAENGVGIADNEYYQKLVPQEIRDEVTELSEKILSGEIIVDTAFGKTNEEIQAIKDSVK, from the coding sequence ATGAAAAAAGCTTTGGCACTACTGTTGATCATTACCATGGCCATAGGTCTTGCGGCCTGTGGAACGACCGCACCTGAACAACCGGCAGGTGCAGGAGATGAGCCTTTGAGAGTTGCTTTGCTTCTTAACGGGACATTGGGCGACAAGTCCTTCTTCGATTCAGCGGACAGAGGTCTGCAAATGGCGAAGGAGAAGTATGGAGACAGATTTGAGTACGCAACGGTCGAGATGACCACAGACGAGACAAAATGGCTTCCCACATTGTATGACTATGCAGATGACGGAACCTGGGACATCATAATCGTCGGAACCTGGCAGATGGCTGAGCCTTTGGCGGAGGTAGCACCTCAGTATCCGGACCAAAAATTCTTTATTTTTGACCAGGATGTGGATTATACAGCTGGTGACTTTGGAAACATTTATTCAATATTATATAAGCAAAACGAGGGTTCTTTCCTTGCCGGAGCCATTGCTGCAAGACTAAGCGAGACCAAGACCATAGGATTCCTTGGCGGAGCTGAAAACCCTGTTATCAACGACTTCCTTCTCGGATATATCCAGGGGGCGAAGTACGTCGAGGAAAATATCAAGGTGGTAGTATCCTTCGTAGGCAACTTCTACGACACACCAAAGGGCAAGGATCTTGCGCTTTCACAATATCAGCAAAACGGGGTGGATGTAGGATTTAACGTTGCTGGATTAGCCGGGCTTGGGCAAATAGACGCGGCTCAGGAGGTGGGGAAATTTGCAATAGGGGTTGACTCAGACCAGGCGCTTATCCTGGGAGAGCCTGCAGCTAATTTCATACCAACATCTATGCTTAAGAATGTTGATCAGTCGATCTTAAGAGCAATCGATCTTGAGTATGAAGGCAAAGTCCCATACGGCCAGGCTGAAACTTTAGGTATAGCTGAGAATGGAGTAGGTATCGCAGACAATGAATATTATCAGAAGCTTGTACCCCAGGAGATAAGGGATGAGGTAACTGAGCTGTCAGAGAAAATTCTAAGCGGCGAGATCATCGTTGACACCGCATTCGGCAAGACAAATGAAGAGATCCAGGCAATA